A genomic region of Streptosporangium lutulentum contains the following coding sequences:
- the glyA gene encoding serine hydroxymethyltransferase, producing the protein MSSLNSVDPQIAELVKAEERRQADTVKLIASENYASKAVLEATGTVLTNKYSEGYPGKRYYEGQQVIDQIELLAIDRAKSLFGVNHANVQPYSGSPANLAIYLAFLKPGETVMGMGLPFGGHLTHGWSVSATGKWFNPVRYGVRQDTGRVDMDEVREIALRERPKLIFCGGTAIPRTIDFPAFAEIAREVGAVLAADIAHIAGLVAGGAHPSPVGHADVISTTTHKTLRGPRGAMLMATSDEHATALNKAVFPGLQGGPHNHTTAAIAVALKEAATDEFKDYARQVVMNAQALAEELKGRGFDLVSGGTDNHLILLDLTPKGIGGKPAAQALDKAGLETNYNSVPFDTRKPFDPSGIRVGTAGVTSRGMGVAEMRQIGAWIDQVVSALAKGEDEADHVITRVRGEVTELTSHFPAPGL; encoded by the coding sequence ATGAGTTCTCTTAACAGCGTCGATCCGCAGATTGCCGAGCTCGTCAAGGCGGAGGAGCGGCGTCAGGCCGACACCGTCAAGCTGATCGCCTCGGAGAACTACGCCTCCAAGGCGGTTCTCGAGGCCACCGGCACCGTCCTCACGAACAAGTATTCCGAGGGCTATCCGGGCAAGCGGTACTACGAGGGCCAGCAGGTCATCGACCAGATCGAACTGCTCGCCATCGACAGGGCCAAGTCCCTGTTCGGGGTGAACCACGCGAACGTCCAGCCCTACTCGGGCTCGCCCGCGAACCTCGCCATCTACCTGGCCTTCCTGAAGCCGGGCGAGACCGTCATGGGCATGGGCCTGCCGTTCGGCGGCCACCTGACCCACGGCTGGTCGGTCTCGGCCACCGGCAAGTGGTTCAACCCGGTCCGCTACGGCGTGCGCCAGGACACCGGCCGCGTCGACATGGACGAGGTCCGCGAGATCGCCCTGCGCGAGCGCCCCAAGCTGATCTTCTGCGGCGGCACCGCGATCCCGCGCACGATCGACTTCCCGGCCTTCGCCGAGATCGCCCGTGAGGTCGGAGCCGTGCTCGCCGCCGACATCGCGCACATCGCCGGCCTGGTGGCCGGTGGCGCCCACCCGTCGCCGGTCGGCCACGCGGACGTGATCTCCACCACCACCCACAAGACCCTGCGCGGTCCCCGGGGCGCCATGCTCATGGCCACCTCCGACGAGCACGCCACCGCGCTGAACAAGGCCGTCTTCCCCGGCCTGCAGGGCGGCCCGCACAACCACACCACCGCGGCCATCGCGGTGGCGCTGAAGGAAGCGGCGACCGACGAGTTCAAGGACTACGCCCGCCAGGTCGTCATGAACGCCCAGGCGCTGGCCGAGGAGCTCAAGGGCCGCGGCTTCGACCTGGTCTCCGGTGGCACCGACAACCACCTCATCCTGCTCGACCTGACCCCCAAGGGCATCGGCGGCAAGCCCGCCGCCCAGGCCCTGGACAAGGCCGGTCTGGAGACCAACTACAACAGCGTGCCGTTCGACACGCGCAAGCCGTTCGACCCCTCGGGCATCCGCGTCGGCACCGCCGGTGTGACCAGCCGGGGCATGGGCGTCGCCGAGATGCGCCAGATCGGCGCCTGGATCGACCAGGTCGTCAGCGCCCTGGCCAAGGGCGAGGACGAGGCCGATCACGTCATCACCCGCGTTCGCGGCGAGGTCACGGAGCTGACCTCGCACTTCCCGGCCCCCGGCCTGTGA
- a CDS encoding Insertion element protein yields the protein MTERAVPFHCPYCGDEDLEPYEGDGGWYCRSCVRAFKLKFLGIGVRS from the coding sequence ATGACCGAGCGAGCGGTTCCCTTCCACTGCCCCTACTGCGGTGACGAGGACCTCGAACCCTATGAAGGTGACGGCGGCTGGTACTGCCGCTCCTGCGTCCGCGCTTTCAAGCTGAAGTTTCTGGGAATCGGAGTGCGATCATGA
- the rsgA gene encoding ribosome small subunit-dependent GTPase A yields the protein MSLPTGFDSSALLSLGWNDSLAAEFPTGLIPARVTRVDRGSAEVLSADGHFPAHYGAHVRRAAAADPVDLPCVGDWVALRRLPEGRFEVEALLPRRTVFVRGGVGRLSRGGLSGDSQGQVLAANVDVVFVAEPALHSTDTADLGRIERLLALAWESGGLPVVLITKSDLIGEGLDFLMREVATVAPGVDTHAICSLSGEGVEIVRGYLEGTRTAVVLGASGAGKSTLVNALAGETMMEVQQVRSGDGRGRHTTVHRELIPLKGGGLIVDTPGIRRIGLYDMGEGVDLVFSDIEEFAARCRFADCRHDSEPGCAVIAAIEDGTIPERRLESWNKLQREAAWMASRSDARLRKELQNKWKIIHKEMRKPGRNRP from the coding sequence TTGTCTTTGCCGACTGGCTTTGATTCTTCCGCTCTTCTCTCGCTCGGCTGGAACGACTCGCTCGCCGCCGAGTTCCCCACCGGGCTGATTCCCGCCCGGGTGACCCGCGTCGACCGCGGCTCCGCCGAGGTCCTGTCCGCCGACGGTCACTTCCCGGCCCACTACGGCGCCCACGTGCGGCGGGCGGCCGCCGCCGATCCCGTCGACCTGCCCTGCGTCGGGGACTGGGTCGCGCTCCGCAGGCTGCCCGAGGGCCGCTTCGAGGTGGAGGCGCTGCTGCCCCGCCGTACCGTGTTCGTGCGCGGAGGTGTCGGCAGGCTCTCCAGGGGCGGTCTGTCCGGCGACTCCCAGGGGCAGGTGCTCGCCGCCAACGTCGACGTCGTGTTCGTCGCCGAACCCGCCCTGCATTCCACCGACACCGCCGATCTGGGCCGGATCGAGCGGCTGCTCGCACTGGCCTGGGAGAGCGGTGGCCTGCCCGTGGTGCTGATCACCAAGTCCGATCTCATCGGCGAGGGGCTGGACTTCCTGATGCGGGAGGTCGCCACGGTGGCGCCGGGAGTGGACACGCACGCGATCTGCTCCCTCAGCGGCGAGGGGGTCGAGATCGTCCGCGGTTACCTGGAGGGCACGCGCACCGCGGTGGTGCTCGGGGCTTCGGGCGCGGGCAAGTCCACCCTCGTCAACGCCCTGGCGGGGGAGACGATGATGGAGGTCCAGCAGGTGAGGTCCGGCGACGGCCGGGGGCGTCACACCACCGTGCACCGCGAGCTCATCCCGCTCAAGGGCGGGGGCCTCATCGTCGACACGCCGGGTATCCGCCGCATCGGCCTGTACGACATGGGCGAGGGCGTGGACCTGGTCTTCTCCGACATCGAGGAGTTCGCCGCCCGATGCCGGTTCGCCGACTGCCGGCACGACAGCGAGCCGGGCTGCGCCGTCATCGCCGCGATCGAGGACGGGACGATCCCGGAACGGCGGCTGGAGAGCTGGAACAAACTCCAGAGAGAGGCCGCCTGGATGGCGTCAAGAAGTGACGCGCGGCTCCGAAAGGAGCTGCAGAACAAGTGGAAAATCATTCATAAGGAGATGCGGAAGCCGGGTCGCAACCGTCCCTGA
- a CDS encoding nitrite/sulfite reductase, giving the protein MTTPARPANRHHKRPRGEGQWALGYSEPLNKNEENKKNDDGLNVRQRIIDIYSKRGFDSIDPADLRGRMRWYGLYTQRKPGIDGGKTAILEPEELDDRYFMLRVRIDGGRLNLAQLRVIADISNLYGRGTADVTDRQNIQLHWIEIEAVPDIWERLESVGLSTTEACGDTPRVILGCPLAGIDTEELIDPTELIREIYDTYIGNPAFSNLPRKFKSALSGCPAHCTVHEINDVAFVGVVNEQGEKGYDLWVGGGLSTNPMLAKRLGVFLTPEQVAPAYGGVIGIFRDYGYRRLRHRARIKFLINDWGPEKFREILETEYLGHALPDGPAPEQPRGGRRDHVGVFEQKDGNFYVGFAPKVGRLDGDKLNLIADIAERHGSDRVHTTVEQKMVILDVAPGQVDSIVAELEANDLRVKPSTFRRQTMACTGIEFCKLAIVETKALAANLIDELEERLPDFKDPLTINVNGCPNSCARIQVADIGLKGQLVVNDKGEQVEGFQVHLGGSLGVNPGFGRKVRGLKATAEELPDYVERVVTNFEKQKDEGETFADWVQRADEADLK; this is encoded by the coding sequence ATGACGACCCCGGCCCGGCCTGCCAACCGCCATCACAAGCGCCCGCGCGGCGAAGGTCAGTGGGCTCTCGGCTACAGCGAGCCTCTGAACAAGAACGAAGAGAACAAGAAGAACGACGACGGGCTCAACGTCCGTCAGCGGATCATCGACATCTACTCCAAGCGCGGCTTCGACTCCATCGACCCGGCCGACCTGCGGGGCCGGATGCGCTGGTACGGGCTCTACACCCAGCGCAAGCCCGGGATCGACGGCGGCAAGACCGCGATCCTGGAGCCGGAGGAGCTCGACGACCGCTACTTCATGCTCCGGGTCAGGATCGACGGCGGCCGGCTCAACCTGGCGCAGCTGCGCGTCATCGCCGACATCTCCAACCTCTACGGCCGGGGCACCGCGGACGTCACCGACCGGCAGAACATCCAGCTCCACTGGATCGAGATCGAGGCCGTCCCGGACATCTGGGAGCGGCTGGAGTCGGTGGGCCTGTCGACCACCGAGGCCTGCGGCGACACCCCGCGCGTCATCCTGGGCTGCCCGCTGGCCGGGATCGACACCGAGGAGCTCATCGACCCGACCGAGCTGATCCGCGAGATCTACGACACCTACATCGGCAACCCCGCGTTCTCCAACCTGCCGCGCAAGTTCAAGTCCGCGCTGAGCGGCTGCCCGGCGCACTGCACCGTGCACGAGATCAACGACGTGGCGTTCGTGGGCGTCGTCAACGAGCAGGGCGAGAAGGGCTACGACCTGTGGGTGGGCGGCGGTCTGTCCACCAATCCCATGCTGGCCAAGCGACTGGGCGTCTTCCTGACCCCCGAGCAGGTCGCCCCCGCCTACGGCGGCGTGATCGGCATCTTCCGTGACTACGGCTACCGCCGCCTGCGGCACCGGGCCCGGATCAAGTTCCTCATCAACGACTGGGGCCCGGAGAAGTTCAGGGAGATCCTCGAGACGGAGTACCTCGGCCACGCCCTGCCCGACGGCCCCGCGCCCGAGCAGCCGCGCGGCGGGCGCAGGGACCACGTGGGCGTCTTCGAGCAGAAGGACGGCAACTTCTACGTCGGCTTCGCCCCCAAGGTCGGCCGCCTCGACGGCGACAAGCTGAACCTGATCGCCGACATCGCCGAGCGGCACGGCTCGGACCGGGTGCACACCACGGTCGAGCAGAAGATGGTCATCCTCGACGTGGCTCCCGGCCAGGTCGACAGCATCGTCGCCGAGCTGGAGGCCAACGACCTGCGGGTCAAGCCCTCCACCTTCCGCCGCCAGACGATGGCCTGTACCGGCATCGAGTTCTGCAAGCTGGCGATCGTCGAGACCAAGGCCCTCGCGGCCAACCTGATCGACGAGCTGGAGGAGCGCCTCCCGGACTTCAAGGACCCGCTGACCATCAACGTCAACGGCTGCCCCAACTCCTGCGCCCGGATCCAGGTCGCCGACATCGGCCTCAAGGGCCAGCTCGTCGTCAACGACAAGGGTGAGCAGGTCGAGGGCTTCCAGGTCCACCTGGGCGGCTCGCTGGGCGTCAACCCGGGCTTCGGCCGCAAGGTGCGCGGGCTGAAGGCCACCGCCGAGGAGCTGCCCGACTACGTGGAGCGCGTCGTCACGAACTTCGAGAAGCAGAAGGACGAGGGCGAGACCTTCGCCGACTGGGTTCAGCGCGCCGACGAGGCGGACCTCAAATGA
- a CDS encoding YihY/virulence factor BrkB family protein, translating to MTSTDASAQRPGPKRRSTRGRRARLRAGLSWVRGTGTWALASATTNAGVAYRVTGLAGEAAFFALLSLPPFVLGLIGVLGQLTKIFGPETVKDVSVWIETQAHLLFTDNAVDTVVTPLVQDVLKPENKVSLISLGFVLALWSGSRALFVYVDLISVAYGLGEERGIIRTRLMSFGFYLAGLLIGLVVMPVLVLGPAALRGALPHDYAVLVDILYWPVVVIGSVFFLTLLYHVSVPVRTRWWRELPGAVLALIIWIACAAVLRAVLAAWFSPVSIYGSLAAPIAMLLWLYITALAVLIGAILNAEVDRLWPAGGTSRLSRIG from the coding sequence ATGACGTCCACTGATGCCTCGGCGCAGAGGCCTGGGCCCAAGAGGCGCTCCACTCGTGGGCGCAGGGCCAGGCTGCGCGCCGGACTCTCCTGGGTCCGGGGGACGGGCACCTGGGCGTTGGCCAGCGCCACCACGAACGCGGGCGTCGCCTACCGGGTCACCGGCCTGGCCGGTGAGGCGGCCTTCTTCGCGCTGCTGTCGCTGCCGCCCTTCGTGCTCGGCCTGATCGGCGTGCTCGGCCAGCTCACCAAGATCTTCGGTCCCGAGACGGTGAAGGACGTCAGCGTCTGGATCGAGACCCAGGCCCACCTGCTGTTCACCGACAACGCCGTCGACACCGTCGTCACCCCTCTCGTCCAGGACGTTCTGAAGCCCGAGAACAAGGTGTCGCTGATCTCCCTGGGCTTCGTGCTGGCACTCTGGTCGGGTTCGCGGGCGTTGTTCGTCTACGTCGACCTGATCTCGGTCGCCTACGGGCTCGGCGAGGAGCGCGGCATCATCCGCACCCGCCTGATGTCCTTCGGGTTCTACCTCGCGGGCCTGCTGATCGGGCTGGTCGTCATGCCCGTCCTCGTCCTCGGCCCCGCGGCGCTGCGGGGCGCGCTGCCCCACGACTACGCCGTTCTGGTCGACATCCTCTACTGGCCGGTGGTCGTCATCGGCTCGGTCTTCTTCCTCACCCTGCTCTACCACGTGAGCGTTCCGGTGCGTACGCGATGGTGGCGGGAGCTGCCGGGGGCGGTGCTCGCCCTGATCATCTGGATCGCCTGCGCCGCCGTGCTGCGCGCGGTGCTCGCCGCCTGGTTCTCCCCGGTCTCCATCTACGGCTCGCTCGCCGCGCCGATCGCGATGCTGCTCTGGCTCTACATCACCGCGCTGGCGGTGCTCATCGGGGCCATACTCAACGCCGAGGTGGATCGGCTCTGGCCCGCCGGAGGCACAAGCCGCCTCAGCCGTATCGGGTAG
- a CDS encoding SigE family RNA polymerase sigma factor, which produces MRDRADFERYVEQRSARLLQTAYLLCRNWGTAEDLLQTALAKAWLAWRRVGDNPDPYVYRILANTHASWWRRRWRGEVPSEVLPDVAGQDETGAVGAREAVRQVLAGLPDKQRAVVVLRYFADLPDPQIAEILGCSAATVRSQASRALARLRVDPAAIAAITTGS; this is translated from the coding sequence ATGCGAGACCGGGCCGACTTCGAACGCTACGTGGAGCAGCGTTCGGCCCGTCTGCTGCAGACCGCCTACCTGCTGTGCCGGAACTGGGGCACCGCGGAGGACCTGCTGCAGACGGCTCTGGCCAAGGCGTGGCTGGCCTGGCGGCGGGTTGGCGACAATCCCGACCCGTACGTCTACCGCATCCTCGCCAACACCCACGCCTCCTGGTGGCGGCGCAGATGGCGAGGGGAGGTGCCCAGCGAGGTCCTGCCCGACGTGGCGGGGCAGGACGAGACGGGCGCGGTCGGGGCGCGTGAGGCGGTCCGGCAGGTTCTGGCCGGACTGCCGGACAAGCAGCGGGCCGTGGTCGTCCTGCGCTACTTCGCCGACCTGCCCGACCCGCAGATCGCCGAGATCCTCGGCTGCTCGGCGGCGACCGTCCGCAGCCAGGCCAGCCGGGCCCTGGCCAGACTACGCGTCGATCCCGCGGCGATCGCCGCGATCACCACGGGGAGCTGA
- a CDS encoding putative leader peptide → MPVDPLLVVRRHVDLLRVRSAICCDVR, encoded by the coding sequence ATGCCAGTGGACCCATTGCTCGTCGTGCGACGCCACGTCGACCTTCTGCGTGTCCGCAGTGCCATCTGTTGTGACGTCCGTTGA
- a CDS encoding YccF domain-containing protein, whose product MRTLLNVIWLVFAGIWLAIAYVLAGIICCVLIITIPFGIASFRIAAYALWPFGRTVVRDPDAGVFSLIGNVIWFVVAGVWLAIGHVLTSIPLFLSIIGIPLAVANIKLIPVSLLPLGARIVDVNEAETFYRR is encoded by the coding sequence ATGCGGACCTTGCTGAACGTCATCTGGCTGGTGTTCGCCGGCATCTGGCTGGCGATCGCCTACGTCCTCGCGGGCATTATCTGTTGTGTCCTAATTATTACTATTCCGTTTGGTATTGCATCCTTTCGGATCGCCGCCTACGCGCTGTGGCCTTTCGGCCGGACCGTGGTCCGCGATCCCGACGCGGGCGTGTTCTCTCTCATCGGCAACGTGATCTGGTTCGTCGTGGCCGGGGTCTGGCTGGCGATCGGGCACGTGCTGACCTCGATCCCGCTCTTCCTGTCGATCATCGGCATCCCGCTGGCCGTCGCGAACATCAAACTGATTCCGGTCTCACTGCTGCCACTGGGCGCCCGGATCGTCGACGTGAACGAGGCTGAGACGTTTTATCGCAGGTAG
- a CDS encoding sirohydrochlorin chelatase, producing MTWRAPGTASTVPLVAVAHGSRDPRAAATVERLLDLVRRARPELPVRTAYLDHAPPTLPMALSGLAEAAVLPLLLTEAYHSRVDIPGALAEVTARRPLLRVHRGATLGPHPLLVTALERRLAEAGVEAGDPGTAVVLVSAGSSDRRANATVAQVAREWAGRRGWWSVTTAYASAAEPTPEQEVRRLVEAGAPRVVVAPYLLAPGYFADRIRATTLAAGAEVVADVLGAAPELATVLLERYEQAVQREKSFATA from the coding sequence ATGACGTGGCGTGCCCCCGGCACCGCGTCCACGGTCCCGTTGGTCGCGGTGGCGCACGGGTCCCGTGACCCGCGCGCCGCCGCGACGGTGGAGAGGCTGCTCGACCTCGTGCGGCGGGCGCGTCCGGAGCTCCCCGTGCGCACCGCCTACCTCGACCACGCTCCCCCGACGCTCCCCATGGCGCTGTCCGGGCTGGCCGAGGCCGCGGTGCTGCCGCTGCTGCTCACCGAGGCCTACCACAGCCGCGTGGACATCCCCGGCGCGCTCGCCGAGGTGACGGCCCGCAGGCCTCTGCTGCGCGTGCACCGGGGCGCCACCCTGGGCCCGCACCCGCTGCTGGTCACCGCCCTGGAGCGGCGCCTGGCCGAGGCGGGGGTGGAGGCCGGTGATCCCGGCACCGCCGTGGTGCTGGTCTCGGCCGGCTCCAGCGACCGGCGGGCCAACGCGACGGTCGCCCAGGTCGCCCGGGAGTGGGCCGGACGGCGCGGCTGGTGGTCGGTGACCACCGCCTACGCCTCGGCGGCCGAGCCCACCCCCGAGCAGGAGGTCCGGCGGCTCGTCGAGGCCGGGGCTCCGCGGGTGGTCGTGGCCCCCTACCTGCTGGCCCCCGGCTACTTCGCCGACAGGATCCGCGCCACGACCCTGGCCGCGGGCGCCGAGGTCGTCGCCGACGTGCTCGGCGCCGCCCCGGAACTCGCGACCGTGCTCCTCGAACGGTACGAGCAGGCCGTACAGCGGGAGAAGAGCTTCGCGACGGCCTGA
- a CDS encoding WhiB family transcriptional regulator gives MSQVRRQTARPRPSWGWQDDAACRGEDLVLFFGPDGERQPERDIRERKAKAICAQCPVRAECLDYALSRPEKYGTWGGLNEDERASERRRRMRRAASAGISAVA, from the coding sequence ATGTCTCAGGTACGTCGGCAGACCGCCCGGCCTCGGCCCAGCTGGGGCTGGCAGGATGACGCCGCGTGCCGGGGCGAGGACCTCGTGCTCTTCTTCGGTCCCGACGGCGAGCGTCAGCCCGAGCGTGACATTCGCGAGCGTAAGGCCAAGGCCATCTGCGCCCAGTGCCCCGTGCGCGCCGAGTGTCTCGACTACGCGCTTTCCCGCCCGGAGAAGTACGGCACCTGGGGCGGTCTGAACGAGGACGAGCGCGCCTCCGAGCGTCGCCGTCGCATGCGCCGCGCCGCCAGCGCCGGCATCAGTGCCGTCGCCTGA
- a CDS encoding phosphoadenylyl-sulfate reductase: MTSLVDVEVGLRQQRGAFDLQDIVESAGRFLEDASAREIIRWAAATFGDRLCLTASMSDALLIDLVSRVKPGVDVLFIDTGYHFAETIGTRDAVQQVYDVNVIDVKPSRTVAEQERDLGPRLFGRNPDLCCYLRKVEPLNRALEPYLAWVSGIRRDEASTRAGVKVVEWDAKRQMVKINPIATWTQEDVDNYMADNGVLINPLHYDNYPSIGCAPCTRQVAPGEDPRSGRWAGLGKTECGLHL; this comes from the coding sequence ATGACCAGCCTGGTGGACGTCGAAGTCGGATTACGGCAACAGCGCGGCGCGTTCGACCTGCAGGACATCGTCGAGTCGGCCGGGCGGTTCCTGGAGGACGCCTCCGCCCGCGAGATCATCCGCTGGGCGGCGGCCACCTTCGGCGACCGGCTCTGCCTCACCGCCTCCATGAGCGACGCCCTGCTGATCGACCTGGTCAGCCGGGTCAAGCCGGGCGTGGACGTGCTGTTCATCGACACCGGATACCACTTCGCCGAGACGATCGGCACCCGTGACGCCGTCCAGCAGGTCTACGACGTGAACGTGATCGACGTGAAACCGTCCCGGACGGTCGCCGAGCAGGAGCGCGACCTCGGCCCCCGCCTGTTCGGGCGCAACCCCGACCTCTGCTGCTACCTGCGCAAGGTCGAGCCGCTCAACCGGGCGCTGGAGCCGTACCTCGCCTGGGTCTCCGGCATCCGCCGCGACGAGGCCAGCACCCGCGCCGGCGTCAAGGTCGTGGAGTGGGACGCCAAGCGCCAGATGGTCAAGATCAACCCGATCGCCACGTGGACGCAGGAAGACGTCGACAACTACATGGCCGACAACGGCGTGCTCATCAACCCGCTGCACTACGACAACTACCCCTCGATCGGCTGCGCCCCCTGCACCCGCCAGGTCGCTCCGGGAGAGGACCCGCGCAGCGGTCGCTGGGCCGGACTGGGCAAGACGGAATGCGGTCTTCATCTATGA
- a CDS encoding DUF1707 SHOCT-like domain-containing protein, with translation MNDPGAMRASDAEREAAVELLRVASVEGRLTLGELTERTEAAYSAVTRAELVVVTSDLPQAGQAPMPAPAQAPAEQQGRTRRWFVAVMGDSKRRGKWRIDKPLGAVAVMGDVVLDLRQAEVRSGVVDIVATAVMGDVKIIVPDGVDVDLDGIAIMGDKKVQVVEAPPGMTVPLIRVKAYAVMGDVKVIGDSRAEPVKKAWAAWREQWREMRGELLGEPRHLPPPPLLNRGPHPEQPSAQAPYPHEHYPRQPFDPDQPLRPRDDGRWQERQWQDRRERGH, from the coding sequence GGACGCCGAGCGGGAGGCCGCCGTCGAGCTGTTGCGCGTCGCGTCCGTCGAGGGTCGTCTCACCCTCGGTGAGCTGACCGAGCGCACGGAGGCCGCCTACAGCGCCGTCACGCGGGCGGAGCTGGTCGTGGTCACCTCGGACCTGCCCCAGGCCGGCCAGGCGCCGATGCCCGCGCCCGCCCAGGCCCCGGCGGAACAGCAGGGCCGGACGCGACGCTGGTTCGTGGCCGTGATGGGCGACTCCAAGCGGCGCGGAAAGTGGCGCATCGACAAGCCGCTCGGCGCGGTGGCCGTGATGGGCGACGTCGTGCTCGATCTACGCCAAGCCGAGGTCCGGAGCGGGGTGGTGGACATCGTGGCCACCGCGGTCATGGGCGACGTGAAGATCATCGTCCCGGACGGCGTGGACGTCGATCTCGACGGCATCGCGATCATGGGCGACAAGAAGGTCCAGGTCGTCGAGGCGCCCCCGGGCATGACCGTCCCGCTCATCCGGGTCAAGGCCTACGCCGTCATGGGAGACGTCAAGGTGATCGGCGACTCGCGCGCCGAACCCGTCAAGAAGGCCTGGGCCGCCTGGCGGGAGCAGTGGCGGGAGATGCGGGGCGAGCTCCTGGGCGAGCCGCGGCACCTGCCGCCGCCACCGCTCCTCAACCGGGGACCCCACCCGGAGCAACCTTCCGCTCAGGCGCCGTATCCACACGAGCACTACCCTCGGCAGCCGTTCGATCCGGATCAGCCGCTCCGTCCGCGGGATGACGGTCGATGGCAAGAGCGCCAATGGCAGGACCGCCGGGAGCGGGGGCACTGA
- a CDS encoding TIGR03084 family metal-binding protein, with protein MDELMADLRAETAELDAMIQGLDATAWELPTPAEGWAVRDQISHLAWFDDAATVSVTDPERFRAALPAFLARGHAGVDELAAASRDLPAASVHDWFRAARARSLEAFARLEPGTRPPWYGPDMSAASFVTARLMETWAHGQDVADALGVARTPTARLRHVATLGVRAMPYGFAIRGLPAPARPVRVELTAPDGSPWSAGPEGAEDTVEGTMLDFCLLVVQRRHLADTSLKVRGTTAETWTAVAQAFAGPPGGGRAPLRSAITPSGISQGNT; from the coding sequence ATGGACGAGCTGATGGCGGATCTGCGCGCCGAGACCGCCGAGCTCGACGCCATGATCCAGGGGCTCGACGCGACCGCCTGGGAGCTTCCGACGCCGGCCGAGGGCTGGGCCGTACGAGACCAGATCAGTCACCTCGCCTGGTTCGACGACGCCGCCACCGTCTCGGTGACCGATCCCGAGAGGTTCCGCGCCGCCCTGCCCGCCTTCCTCGCCCGCGGGCACGCCGGGGTGGACGAGCTGGCCGCCGCCTCGCGCGACCTCCCCGCCGCCTCGGTCCACGACTGGTTCCGTGCGGCCAGGGCCCGCAGCCTGGAGGCCTTCGCCCGGCTGGAGCCGGGGACCAGACCGCCCTGGTACGGGCCCGACATGTCGGCGGCGTCCTTCGTCACCGCGCGGCTGATGGAGACCTGGGCCCACGGGCAGGACGTGGCGGACGCCCTCGGCGTCGCGCGGACGCCGACCGCCAGGCTCAGGCACGTGGCGACGCTCGGGGTGCGCGCCATGCCGTACGGCTTCGCGATACGCGGCCTGCCGGCGCCGGCGCGTCCGGTGCGGGTGGAGCTGACGGCGCCCGACGGCTCACCGTGGTCGGCGGGTCCCGAGGGCGCGGAGGACACGGTCGAGGGGACGATGCTCGATTTCTGCCTCCTGGTGGTCCAGCGGCGCCACCTCGCCGACACCTCCCTGAAGGTGCGCGGCACGACCGCGGAGACCTGGACGGCCGTCGCCCAGGCGTTCGCGGGACCGCCGGGCGGCGGGCGGGCGCCCCTCAGATCGGCGATCACCCCATCGGGGATTTCCCAGGGGAATACCTGA